The Candidatus Niyogibacteria bacterium CG10_big_fil_rev_8_21_14_0_10_46_36 genome includes the window ATAAAAATAACGGCAGATATCTTTTTGAGTTAAATTCGCGCTGGACAGTGGATGGCATATCGCGTAAAAATATCGCACGATACATCAATCACTCCTGCCGGCCGAATTGCGAAGCGGATGTTGTGCGGAGACATATTTTTATCTACGCAAAGCGGAACATTAAGCCTGGAGAGGAGCTTTCGTATGACTATGGAAGAAGTTATTTTAATGATTATATAAAACCCTATGGGTGTAAGTGCCCCAAATGCCTAGAAAAAAAGGCGCCGTATTCCCGTCACCACCATATCAAGACCCACCGCTCCTATAAAAAATCCGCTTAACCGAAGCAATATCCCCATAACCTTATCAAACGCAACTTTTAATTTCTTGGAAAACAGCTCCCTCAGCATCATGAGAACGAAAATACAGATGTAATTAATGAACAATATCAAAAAAAGCACGGAGAAGCCCTCCATTGCGTTAAATTCAGACCCTATCAGTATGCTTACGGAAATCGTGCCTGCTCCCACAAAAAATGGGAGCGCTATTTCTGAGGCAAGGTCATCAAGGCTCTCTTTCATGCCTAATAGCGCCAACCGCCCCTGCACCACAAACAAAAACGCTTGCGCAAAGATAATAATTCCTCCAAATATTCTGAAGGATTCAAAATGTATCCTAAAAATATCCTCAAATAAGAATGTGCCGGTAAGTGAAAATATATAAAATATCAAAAATGAGATAAGCGACGCTTTCGCGAGCACAATTAAGAAATCTTTCCGCGAGAGCGCGGACATGACCGGCTGTAAATACAAAAAAAGCGCGAACGGATTGAGAAGCGCAAGAAAAGCAAGAATATAGGCACTGGAAGACGAAAACATGGAAGGTATTATAAATCTCGGAGATACCCCCAATTGTGGAGCTTATCGCTATCCTCAAACCACCTATCCGCAATGTCTTTACGGTAATACATATTCGGCATCATGATATTTTTTATCCGGTTATACGCCTGCACCTTTGCCTGCTTCATGGTTTGACCAATACCAACCACTATCAGAACAACCCCCGATGTTCCGGTGATAACCCATTCCCCATTCACCTCTTTTACATCTTCTATATGAATGCCATCGCGCTGCGGTTTTTTAAAAAAGATAACCGCGTCTTTTGAATTTATTTCGAATGTTTTGATATCCCGATAGAATGGAAACGGCGGAACAACCAGACGAACGCCTACCTGAAAGCCGCTCCGGGTACGGAGTTTTACTTGTTCGCCCGCGGCAAGCTGATATAAAAATTCTCCAATCGGATTGAGGATGCCTTCTTGCTGGATGCTTATCGTGGGATACCCGAAGCGTGCCGTAAACTCCAGCGGGTAAATGCCATTCGCATTCACGATACAATTAAGGTCCATGTAGCCGACATATCCCTCTTCGGCAAGCCTGCTTTCCATTTTTTTAAGCGTACTGTTGAATATCTTGTTTGGAGCGCTCCAAAACATGCTTGTTCCCATCTCTCCTGTTGAGGGCCCTATATCTCCAGGAAAAAGTTTTTTGTGCTCAAAATTGACATTAATGGGATATATAAATTCTTTACCGTTAAAAAAGGCGCCCACCCCAACCTCAACGCCAACCACCCGCTTTTGCAGCAAAAACAGTTTTATTTTTTTGGACAACGATTTTTTATACGCCTCAAGAAGCTGGACGACATCCCGCCCGTCATCTTCTTCACCGACAAACAGAAGCTGTTTGATATTTTGTGCATCCAAACTTGATTTGATGACATAGCGTCCTGGGTTTGTTTTTACATAATTGACTGCTTCGTCAAAGGAAGAAAAGCTTTGGTAGGGCAAAATAGGAACGCCTGCTTTTTTGAGTTCTTCCTGTCCGAATGAACGATCATCTTCAAGCATGTCGGTATAGGCCGTACCCCCAACCACCAGCTTGCCGTCTTTCCGGAGCTTTTGAGCCTTTTTACCCATCCCCAGCACATCATCAAAGACAACAACATCTGCCCATTCTACATCCTTCTGCCAGTCGTCCGTTTTTGGAATAAATCCATCACCAATATCCTGGTCGGGAGTAGACTCAATATAATAGCGGGCATCATGCCCCTCCCTGATTACCTGCCAGGCAATATCAGTGATAAGGCCATCTATGGATACGAAAAGGAATTTTTTCTTGACAATACCATTCATATATGTATCGTACACCGTCTGGGAAAAATAAAATATGTGAATAACCGGATAAACACAAAAAAACCGCCGGTTCGTGGCCGGCGGTATCATTATTAATGCAATTGTGCGCTTGGTGAGTGTCTATTCCCCTCAATAACATCATAGATACTCATCCCGGCATCAAGCATTTCTTCGTATAGGTCAAAGAATTTCTTAAGCAACCAGAGCGCAATGCCGATGGGAACCGTGACAGCATATTCCCCCTTCTTTCTTTTTTCTTTGCATTTCTCTATAAGCTCGGGGATGCCCTCTTTGTCGCTCCCCACCATGCCCACCAAAAAATCAACGACGTTAACTAGCATGCTGTATGATTCCACTCCCTCGTCTGCGTCCATGGCAGCAGTTTGGTACATCGCATCTAACATCATCACATCTATCAGAACTTCTGAGCGGCTGCTCATAGGTGCCTCCTCTATATTAATATGCTCATGTGGAATATGGTAGCATTTTTTTACTCTTTTGTCAATAAATAAAACGGCGCATAAAAGCGCCGTCTTTGTATTAGAGTATAAATTCTCCTTTTCTTATGACCTGCACAGCTCTGTCGGAATGGGTAATTGCAAAAACATCTGTGTGTTCGTCGGATATCATAATGTCCTGATGTATAAGGCTCGCATTTAATCCCGCCGCTTTCAGTTCTTCTGGAGCCATGCTATCGTATCCCGTAAAACAAAAAGCAAATCCGTTTCCTAGGGCTATGTGGCACGCCGCCTGCTCATCAAAAAGCGTTTCTTTGAATACAATTCCGCTTTGAAAAACCGGGGAATCAATCCCCACAATGGCGAGTTCGTTGATTCTTCGCGCGCCCTTGTCCGTATCAATAAGCGACTGGAAAATGGAATCCCCCTTTGTGGCAGAAAAAGATACAAGGACGCCGTTTTTGAATACCATCTCAAGCCCCTCTACCAGCTGATTATTCACCATAACGGGTTTGGTTGCCCGCACATATCCGTTTGCCTTCTTGCGGTCCGGCGATGTGAATATTTCTTCACTCGGAATATTTGGCTGAAATGTAGCGTTTCGTTTGCTGATTTGAGCGCCTCCGGTGAATATTGATAAAGGCGAAAGTCCTATTTCCAGATCGGTTCCCGGTCCCTGATAATGAAACCGGTCTATCTTCATTTCGTTCAGTATATTCACGCGGCGCTTCAGTTCCGCATCCAGCTTCCACAGACGATTAACGCCGTCAGAGTGTGAAGCGCGGGTAATGGAAAAAATATCATCCCAAAGCCGCATTTCTGCTTCTTCTGAAGACATATGAGGATATATCTGTTTTGCCCATTGCGGCGTTGCTGCGGCAACAATGCACCAATGCATCGCCGCTTCTCCGATACCTTTCTCATGCAAGCTATGCCTTGATTGTTTTACTTGCCTTTGCATCATGCTAATATGGCCCGCGTCAGCTCCATAAAACAATTCTGGAAATTCGCTCCCCCTGATAGAAAGCATTGCCCCCCGTCTCTGCACGAGCTCATCATAGCGGGCTTTTATGTATGGCGGTAGAAACGCTATATCATTTTCGGAAGAATGCCGCAAGCGCACATCCGTAATGACGGGATCCGACTCCATATACGCCGAAAAAGAAACATCAACATACCGCGCTCCTTTCTTATACGCTTTTTTTGCCACAAGTGCGGCAAAATTTCTATGTATCGGCTCCGTCATAATGAAAAGCAACTGCCCCTTTTGAATATTCAACCCATATGAAACAGTGATGTCCGCATAGTTTTCTAGCTTTTCTTGAAATGTCAACGTGGCCTCCTGGGTATATTTTTTTTAAAAAGTACTTTGGGAATATAACATATTTTTAGGCGCGTGTCCACCTCTTATTATGAGCGATATTCTTATTACTCCTTACACATAAAAACAACATAACATAAAACGCTAGCCATAAGGCTAGCGTTTTATTGAGACATGTTCTCGCATCAGCTTTTTATCATTCGCAACACAAAAAGCACCCGGATGGGTGCTTTTTGTGTTTATTATACTCGGTTTACTTTTGTAGCGCTCGGGCCTTTTGGGCCGTCGGTCACTTCAAACGTAACTTTATCGCCTTCTTTGAGTTCGTTGAACTGCACGTTTTGCAGCTCGCTTGAGTGGAAGAAAAGATCCTTTTCTTCGCCCTCGCGCGCGATGAACCCAAATCCTCGATCAGTTAAACGAGTGATTGTTCCTTCGTTCATTATCGTAAGAATAACTCTTGTAAAATATTAAATCTAGGACACTTAAAACAAACTTCGACATAATTCTCTTTCAGCTCCGGATTTAATTACTGCCATTCTAGCATGGTTCTAATTTCGTGTCAATAAGGCACGTAAGCAAGTGAGCGTATAGGGGCACCATGGCCCCTACCCATGATATAATCCTTGTATATATGTCCCGTAGCTCAAATATAATCATTCCAGTTCTCATAAGCATCATTGCGGCAGGTGCGATTGGGTATGGCGGATACCGGTATCACTCGCTTGCCGAAGAACGCGACATGCTAACCTCCACCCTCGCCGACACACATACTGACCTTGCCTCAACTACCAACGCCCTGCATCAACTAGAACAAGAGCGCGCCAGCCTGCAAGAACAGCTAGACGCTGAACAGGCACGCGTAGGCGCGCTGGCTTCTCAAGTAGAGACGGTAACAAATACAGTGGGCGTTTTGGAAAAATTAAACACCATTGATCCGGAACTCTTAAAAAAGTATTCGCGCGTGTATTTTTTAAACGAAAACTATATGCCACGCGAGCTTGCAGCAATAACCGAATCGTACCTATACGAACCCCATGTAACAAAATATATTCTTTCGGATATTGAATCATTTCTCATAGCGCTTATGAATGCCGCAAACAATGCCGGCTTGAATCTTAAAATAATATCGGCATACCGTTCATTTGGAGAACAGGCGGAGCTGAAGTATTCATACGCCGTGACATATGGCACGGGCGCCAACCAATTCTCGGCAGACCAGGGATATTCCGAGCACCAAATAGGTACGGCAATAGATTTTACGACCGGAACCACTGGCGCAAACTTTAACGCGTTTGAAGACACGCAGGCATATGCCTGGCTCAAAGATAACGCGCACACATACGGCTTTGTTCTCTCCTACCCCGAAGAGAATGCCTATTATCATTTTGAGCCGTGGCACTGGCGGTTTGTGGGACGCGAACTTGCAGAAAAACTGCACAACGAAAACAAATATTTCTACGATCTTGACCAGCGCCTGATAGATACTTATCTTATTTCATTTTTTAATTGAACCTGGTATAATACAACCCTATGAAAAAATTCATATTATTATACAAAGGTCCTGCTACCGACATGAAAGACATGTCGGAAGAAAGCTCAAAAGCTGTCATGGCAAAATGGGGTGATTGGATGGGCAAGGTTGGGAGCGCAATGGTTGATGTGGGTCAACCGATGGTAAAACAAGGCGTATCTGTTGTAGACGACGGGTCCACAGGAACTCCCGCGGAGCTTAATGGCTACACCATTATCCAAGCCGAAGACATGAATGACGCACAAGCGCTTGTTGACGGCCACCCGTTCTTAAGCGACAAGACGGGCAAGTTCAGTGTCGATATATACGAGCTGATGCCGGTTCCCGAAATGTAAGGCCTTTTTTCTCACAAACAAAAAACACCCACACGGGTGTTTTTTGTTTGCTATGCCCCTAAAAATGTCAGAAGTTTATAAACAAGGAACGCGGGCCATGCCAGTGCCTTAAGCACCCCGACTATCCCCGCCCCGAAACTAACAGCTTGCTGTATGTAATATACAGCAGCACCAATCAGGCCGAGACAATATATAAA containing:
- a CDS encoding MarC family protein encodes the protein MFSSSSAYILAFLALLNPFALFLYLQPVMSALSRKDFLIVLAKASLISFLIFYIFSLTGTFLFEDIFRIHFESFRIFGGIIIFAQAFLFVVQGRLALLGMKESLDDLASEIALPFFVGAGTISVSILIGSEFNAMEGFSVLFLILFINYICIFVLMMLRELFSKKLKVAFDKVMGILLRLSGFFIGAVGLDMVVTGIRRLFF
- a CDS encoding phosphoribosylamine--glycine ligase encodes the protein MVKKKFLFVSIDGLITDIAWQVIREGHDARYYIESTPDQDIGDGFIPKTDDWQKDVEWADVVVFDDVLGMGKKAQKLRKDGKLVVGGTAYTDMLEDDRSFGQEELKKAGVPILPYQSFSSFDEAVNYVKTNPGRYVIKSSLDAQNIKQLLFVGEEDDGRDVVQLLEAYKKSLSKKIKLFLLQKRVVGVEVGVGAFFNGKEFIYPINVNFEHKKLFPGDIGPSTGEMGTSMFWSAPNKIFNSTLKKMESRLAEEGYVGYMDLNCIVNANGIYPLEFTARFGYPTISIQQEGILNPIGEFLYQLAAGEQVKLRTRSGFQVGVRLVVPPFPFYRDIKTFEINSKDAVIFFKKPQRDGIHIEDVKEVNGEWVITGTSGVVLIVVGIGQTMKQAKVQAYNRIKNIMMPNMYYRKDIADRWFEDSDKLHNWGYLRDL
- a CDS encoding SET domain-containing protein-lysine N-methyltransferase — encoded protein: MPKKQAVRKSKYSLSVKRSKTGLGLFTNDYIKRGSFIIEYFGPIITNEEADKNNGRYLFELNSRWTVDGISRKNIARYINHSCRPNCEADVVRRHIFIYAKRNIKPGEELSYDYGRSYFNDYIKPYGCKCPKCLEKKAPYSRHHHIKTHRSYKKSA
- a CDS encoding cold-shock protein, which produces MNEGTITRLTDRGFGFIAREGEEKDLFFHSSELQNVQFNELKEGDKVTFEVTDGPKGPSATKVNRV